From Phycisphaerales bacterium, a single genomic window includes:
- the nuoL gene encoding NADH-quinone oxidoreductase subunit L: MPSTTAILDAITQLLPTMQHDAPNPAGTSTPAFFPLKSLYALIPLLPLLSCILCGVFAALRIKSKLPAWTTVLSLAVSFVLTALMARDLWSGGHAQTGVLHVFDWINFSWATGAGEQTKHFIANFAFYMDPVSTLWMLFVTGLATLIALYASEYMSGDLGAGYCRFFAAFSLFVFSMACLVMADNLVLLYLGWEGVGLCSYLLIGYFYKKPSAVAAAKKAFIVNRIGDLFLALGIWLTYVHLGTVQYSEIFDRIQPYLAAAANGRFDQIPLVVQIIPLLLMGGAFGKSAQFPLYVWLPDAMEGPTPVSALIHAATMVTAGVFLIARTYGLFQLSEIALPIVAWTGGFTALLAATIGMAQFDIKRIMAYSTVSQLGYMFAGLGVLTSGGAVFHVVTHAFFKALLFLCCGAVMHGFAGQLDLRKLSGVMKMKGWLVVGVGMLIGCLNLSGFPGFAGFFSKDMILAEAFSHHGHYQWLGWLLLFTAGLTAYYTFRVFFRVFVGPKYFEPGDELHGHADAAHDAAHDTHGHDPHSHHAKASVEHSGTHPQSEAAEKELADKAHGEHGHGDHHADFHPHAPGWAINTVLATLAVLSIAAAGLYFMGAHGGFVPHLVEQSSANLIHSEHAPEHATLFGQNPHAIMYYVSGVVGLIGIAIAYVLHLQGRTTAATSKADALLPAFGPVAKAVQNKWYVDEFYDFLIRKPLLVLSHIFHTIDQILVDGLVNLAGYLPKGTGKVLRPSQSGELHGYAIGMAGGLAVLLIIILWVART, translated from the coding sequence TTGCCTAGCACGACCGCCATCCTCGACGCCATCACCCAGCTGCTGCCCACCATGCAGCACGACGCGCCGAACCCCGCGGGCACCTCCACCCCCGCCTTCTTCCCCCTCAAGTCCCTCTACGCCCTCATCCCGCTCCTCCCGCTCCTCTCCTGCATCCTTTGCGGCGTCTTCGCCGCCCTCCGCATCAAGTCCAAGCTCCCCGCCTGGACCACCGTCCTCTCCCTTGCCGTCTCCTTCGTCCTCACCGCCCTCATGGCGCGCGACCTCTGGTCGGGCGGGCACGCCCAAACCGGCGTCCTCCACGTCTTCGACTGGATCAACTTCTCCTGGGCCACCGGCGCCGGCGAGCAGACCAAGCACTTCATCGCCAACTTCGCCTTCTACATGGACCCCGTGTCCACCCTGTGGATGCTCTTCGTCACGGGCCTGGCCACCCTCATCGCCCTCTACGCCAGCGAGTACATGAGCGGCGACCTGGGCGCCGGCTACTGCCGCTTCTTCGCCGCGTTCAGCCTGTTCGTCTTCTCCATGGCCTGCCTCGTGATGGCCGACAACCTCGTCCTGCTCTACCTGGGCTGGGAGGGCGTGGGCCTCTGCTCGTACCTGCTCATCGGCTACTTCTACAAGAAGCCCAGCGCCGTCGCCGCCGCCAAGAAGGCCTTCATCGTCAACCGCATCGGCGACCTCTTCCTGGCGCTCGGCATCTGGCTCACCTACGTCCACCTCGGCACCGTCCAGTACAGCGAGATCTTCGACCGCATCCAGCCCTACCTGGCCGCCGCCGCCAACGGCCGCTTCGACCAGATCCCCCTCGTCGTCCAGATCATCCCGCTCCTGCTCATGGGCGGCGCCTTCGGCAAGTCGGCCCAGTTCCCGCTGTACGTCTGGCTCCCCGACGCCATGGAAGGCCCCACCCCCGTCTCGGCCCTCATCCACGCCGCGACCATGGTGACCGCCGGCGTCTTCCTCATCGCCCGCACCTACGGCCTCTTCCAGCTCTCCGAGATCGCGCTCCCCATCGTCGCCTGGACCGGCGGCTTCACCGCCCTCCTCGCCGCCACCATCGGCATGGCCCAGTTCGACATCAAGCGCATCATGGCCTACTCGACCGTGTCGCAGCTGGGCTACATGTTCGCCGGCCTGGGCGTCCTCACCTCCGGCGGCGCCGTCTTCCACGTCGTCACCCACGCCTTCTTCAAGGCCCTGCTCTTCCTCTGCTGCGGCGCCGTCATGCACGGCTTCGCCGGCCAGCTCGACCTCCGCAAGCTCTCGGGCGTCATGAAAATGAAGGGCTGGCTCGTCGTCGGCGTCGGCATGCTCATCGGCTGCCTCAACCTCTCCGGCTTCCCCGGCTTCGCCGGCTTCTTCAGCAAGGACATGATCCTCGCCGAGGCCTTCTCCCACCACGGCCACTACCAGTGGCTCGGCTGGCTCCTCCTCTTCACCGCCGGCCTTACCGCCTACTACACCTTCCGCGTCTTCTTCCGCGTCTTCGTCGGCCCCAAGTACTTTGAGCCCGGCGATGAGCTCCACGGGCACGCCGACGCCGCCCACGACGCCGCCCACGACACCCACGGCCACGACCCCCACTCCCACCACGCCAAGGCCTCGGTTGAGCACTCCGGGACTCACCCGCAGAGCGAGGCCGCCGAAAAGGAACTCGCCGACAAGGCACACGGCGAGCACGGCCACGGTGACCACCACGCCGACTTCCACCCCCACGCTCCCGGCTGGGCCATCAACACCGTCCTCGCCACCCTCGCGGTCCTTTCGATCGCGGCAGCCGGCCTCTACTTCATGGGCGCCCACGGCGGCTTCGTCCCCCACCTCGTTGAGCAGAGCTCCGCGAACCTCATCCACAGCGAGCACGCCCCCGAGCACGCCACGCTCTTCGGGCAGAACCCGCACGCGATCATGTACTACGTCTCCGGCGTGGTTGGCCTCATCGGCATCGCCATCGCCTACGTGCTGCACCTCCAGGGCCGCACCACCGCCGCCACGAGCAAGGCCGACGCCCTGCTCCCCGCCTTCGGCCCCGTCGCCAAGGCCGTGCAGAACAAGTGGTACGTCGACGAGTTCTACGACTTCCTCATCCGGAAGCCCCTCCTCGTCCTCTCGCACATCTTCCACACCATCGACCAGATCCTCGTCGACGGCCTGGTCAACCTCGCCGGCTACCTCCCCAAGGGCACCGGCAAGGTCCTCCGCCCCAGCCAGTCCGGCGAGCTCCACGGCTACGCCATCGGCATGGCCGGCGGCCTCGCCGTTCTCCTGATCATCATCCTGTGGGTCGCCCGCACCTGA
- the nuoK gene encoding NADH-quinone oxidoreductase subunit NuoK yields MINLLAQSGFPDAMHGVTLAHYLVVSALLFVIGLIGFITRRNLIIMFLCTELMFQAAGLALIAFGRYHLNFTGQTFVIFILTVAAAEAAMALALVVLLFRRKESLNAEEWNELKG; encoded by the coding sequence TTGATCAACCTCCTCGCCCAATCCGGCTTCCCCGACGCCATGCACGGCGTCACCCTCGCCCACTACCTCGTCGTCTCCGCCCTCCTCTTCGTCATCGGCCTCATCGGCTTCATCACCCGCCGCAACCTCATCATCATGTTCCTCTGCACGGAGCTGATGTTCCAGGCCGCCGGCCTCGCCCTCATCGCCTTCGGCCGCTACCACCTCAACTTCACCGGCCAGACGTTCGTCATCTTCATCCTCACCGTCGCCGCGGCCGAGGCCGCCATGGCTCTCGCCCTCGTCGTCCTCCTCTTCCGCCGCAAGGAATCCCTCAACGCCGAAGAGTGGAACGAGCTCAAGGGATAA
- a CDS encoding NADH-quinone oxidoreductase subunit J: MGSIIHPAIFFAVLVLGSLGVCLALPRRKASPQLFGALIAGLAGGLLLIAMGIAGRDHLPNIYFYIFSLIGLGSALRVITHPRPVYAALYFIMTVLASAGLFLILSAEFMAFALIIVYAGAILITYLFVIMLASQAPEEGEIEALATYDTQAREPIAATVVGFLLLAVLTTMMFRGVPQLPLPGPVAPNELLAQMPRKVESVLRNNRNPDTGQPYLKADGTIQITEVAPSPAHPAEPLFITINNPGEEPVVLAQDKWPEELTVKNVEALGFDLLRNHPGSIEIAGVILLMAMLGAVVLSRKQVQLDEDAKANQARKLAQDTLGGVNPGLGRSPLESTHAGGTR, from the coding sequence TTGGGTTCCATCATCCACCCTGCCATCTTCTTCGCCGTGCTGGTCCTGGGCAGCCTGGGCGTGTGCCTGGCCCTCCCCCGCCGCAAAGCGTCCCCGCAGCTCTTCGGCGCCCTCATCGCCGGTCTCGCCGGCGGCCTCCTGCTCATCGCCATGGGCATCGCCGGGCGCGACCACCTCCCCAACATCTACTTCTACATCTTCTCCCTCATCGGCCTGGGCTCCGCCCTCCGCGTCATCACGCACCCAAGGCCCGTCTACGCCGCCCTTTACTTCATCATGACCGTCCTGGCCTCGGCGGGCCTCTTCCTCATCCTCTCCGCCGAGTTCATGGCCTTCGCCCTCATCATCGTCTACGCCGGCGCCATCCTCATCACCTACCTCTTCGTCATCATGCTCGCCAGCCAGGCCCCCGAGGAGGGCGAAATCGAGGCCCTCGCCACCTACGACACCCAGGCCCGCGAGCCCATCGCCGCCACCGTCGTCGGCTTCCTCCTGCTCGCCGTCCTCACCACCATGATGTTCCGCGGCGTGCCGCAACTGCCGCTCCCCGGCCCGGTTGCGCCCAACGAGCTCCTCGCCCAGATGCCCCGCAAGGTCGAGAGCGTCCTCCGCAACAACCGCAACCCCGACACCGGCCAGCCCTACCTCAAAGCCGACGGCACCATCCAGATCACCGAGGTCGCCCCCTCCCCGGCCCACCCCGCCGAGCCCCTCTTCATCACCATCAACAACCCCGGCGAGGAGCCGGTTGTCCTCGCCCAGGACAAGTGGCCCGAGGAGCTCACCGTCAAGAACGTCGAGGCCCTGGGCTTCGACCTCCTCCGCAACCACCCCGGCTCCATCGAGATCGCCGGCGTCATCCTCCTCATGGCCATGCTCGGCGCCGTCGTCCTCTCCCGCAAGCAGGTGCAGCTCGACGAAGACGCCAAGGCCAACCAGGCCCGCAAGCTCGCCCAGGACACCCTCGGCGGCGTCAACCCCGGCCTGGGCCGCTCCCCCCTCGAGTCCACCCACGCGGGAGGCACCCGTTGA
- a CDS encoding NADH-quinone oxidoreductase subunit M, translating to MLIYLISIPLLFAVLVLAAPREWARITALCGTLIALAVAVFAMLPGEGRFNWATPAEFQYAHTYAWLPQLGLNFSVGVDSVALLLIALTALLGPICVQASATTITQREKTYYSWLLVLQAAMTGVFAARDLVLFYTCFEFTLVPMFVLISLYGSTNRKKAAVKFFLYTFTGSIIALAGLVYVAWKHAHNTGGEWTFDIATLQQVAASMSPREQAWVMLAMLAGFAVKVPLFPVHTWLPLAHTEAPTAGSVILAGVLLKLGTYALYRFVLPFTPAAVVEYAPAIGVLCIIGIIYGGLICWVQKDVKKLVAYSSVAHLGFCILGMFALNNNGLTGSILYMINHGLSTGALFLLIGMVYERYHTRSMNELGGLAAKMPVWATFMVFFTMASVGLPGLNGFVSEFLCLLGTFQSSSAWGSSTGLTEAGLPDAGLWGSAQASVPGATHGGLGPWFAAIAGIGMIIAAIYLLYMCGKIVWGPLVEPAGHGHHHHAVGTPTVREGSSSETNHEAPLPTDLSRREIGILLPLAVLCIYLGVYPKHVLQVLQPPIDQTLKVVNAAAPLKSVPIMTNPHAAVSDETVEAGR from the coding sequence ATGCTGATCTATCTGATCTCCATCCCGCTCCTCTTCGCCGTCCTGGTGCTCGCGGCACCCCGGGAGTGGGCCCGCATCACCGCCCTCTGCGGCACGCTCATCGCCCTCGCGGTAGCCGTGTTCGCCATGCTCCCCGGCGAGGGCCGCTTCAACTGGGCCACCCCCGCAGAGTTCCAGTACGCCCACACCTACGCCTGGCTCCCGCAGCTGGGCCTCAACTTCTCCGTCGGCGTCGACTCTGTCGCGCTGCTGCTGATCGCCCTCACCGCCCTTCTAGGCCCCATCTGCGTGCAGGCCTCCGCCACCACGATTACGCAGCGCGAGAAGACCTACTACTCCTGGCTGCTCGTCCTGCAGGCCGCGATGACCGGCGTCTTCGCCGCCCGCGACCTCGTCCTCTTCTACACCTGCTTCGAGTTCACGCTCGTCCCCATGTTCGTGCTCATCAGCCTCTACGGCAGCACGAACCGCAAGAAGGCCGCGGTCAAGTTCTTCCTCTACACCTTCACCGGCTCCATCATCGCCCTCGCGGGCCTGGTGTACGTCGCCTGGAAGCACGCCCACAACACCGGCGGCGAGTGGACCTTCGACATCGCCACGCTCCAGCAGGTCGCCGCGTCCATGAGCCCGCGCGAGCAGGCCTGGGTCATGCTCGCCATGCTCGCGGGGTTCGCCGTCAAGGTCCCGCTCTTCCCCGTGCACACCTGGCTGCCGCTGGCGCACACCGAGGCCCCCACCGCCGGCTCGGTCATCCTCGCCGGCGTGCTGCTCAAGCTCGGCACCTACGCCCTCTACCGCTTCGTCCTCCCCTTCACCCCCGCCGCCGTCGTCGAGTACGCCCCCGCCATCGGCGTCCTCTGCATCATCGGCATCATCTACGGCGGCCTCATCTGCTGGGTGCAGAAGGACGTCAAGAAGCTCGTCGCCTACTCCTCGGTCGCCCACCTTGGCTTCTGCATCCTGGGCATGTTCGCCCTCAACAACAACGGCCTCACCGGCTCCATCCTCTACATGATCAACCACGGCCTCAGCACCGGGGCCCTCTTCCTCCTCATCGGCATGGTCTACGAGCGCTACCACACCCGCTCCATGAACGAGCTCGGCGGCCTCGCCGCCAAGATGCCCGTGTGGGCCACCTTCATGGTCTTCTTCACCATGGCCTCCGTCGGCCTCCCCGGCCTCAACGGCTTCGTCAGCGAGTTCCTCTGCCTCCTCGGCACCTTCCAGTCCAGCAGCGCCTGGGGCAGCAGCACCGGCCTCACCGAAGCGGGCCTCCCCGACGCGGGCCTCTGGGGCTCGGCCCAGGCCAGCGTCCCGGGCGCCACCCACGGCGGCCTCGGCCCCTGGTTCGCCGCCATCGCCGGCATCGGCATGATCATCGCCGCCATCTACCTGCTCTACATGTGCGGCAAGATCGTCTGGGGCCCCCTCGTCGAGCCCGCGGGCCATGGTCATCACCACCATGCAGTAGGAACCCCGACCGTAAGGGAGGGGTCTTCGTCCGAGACCAACCACGAGGCCCCGCTCCCCACCGACCTCAGCCGGCGCGAGATCGGCATCCTGCTCCCCCTCGCCGTCCTCTGCATCTACCTGGGCGTCTACCCCAAGCACGTCCTGCAGGTCCTCCAGCCGCCCATCGATCAGACCCTCAAGGTCGTCAACGCGGCCGCGCCGCTCAAGTCCGTGCCCATCATGACCAACCCCCACGCCGCCGTGTCTGACGAGACCGTGGAGGCCGGCCGATGA
- a CDS encoding NADH-quinone oxidoreductase subunit N, protein MIERLPFLYPEIALFITTCIVMILGLSRNVAVRRATAVVAGLGVAAAGIIAVWKTPPNDGIALTREQGQILLPFMVPYAKALIAGVGLLLLMLLAGTVDRAEEAAIRAGKRAFDPLRSNRAEFYAFYLFSLTGLMLCAGADDLIWLFLALELTSLPTYIMVSISTARNRSREAGVKYFFLGAMGAAVFLYGFALLYGGTGTTNLNAIADVFARDGVNNIALAGLLVSILGLGFKVAAVPMHFYTPDVYEGAAPQVSAFLAFVPKTAGFIGILLLCATVGWNHGPDPSSNHHLPDVVRLTLWVMAALTMTVGNVLAILQNSVKRILAYSSIAHTGYMLVGVIAGPGDGRFSQNGIAAVLFYLFAYGLMNLGCFAVLAALERRALGGTGLPTGDSEPREIDNIADLRGLCASRPVLGWTMVICSLSLLGFPPLLGFFSKLPLFTSAISAGEIPLVIVLGINSAIAAFYYLRLAFTPFLENADASVEPAHESPFATRKFAGLLAAIAVVVLGVAGYKLMDPVMQHTEQAGAYKAQLPATTANAE, encoded by the coding sequence ATGATCGAACGCCTCCCCTTCCTCTACCCCGAGATCGCCCTCTTCATCACCACCTGCATCGTGATGATCCTGGGCCTCTCCCGCAACGTCGCCGTCCGCCGCGCCACCGCGGTCGTCGCTGGGCTTGGTGTTGCCGCCGCGGGCATCATCGCCGTCTGGAAAACACCTCCGAACGATGGCATCGCGCTCACACGTGAGCAGGGCCAGATCCTCCTGCCCTTCATGGTCCCCTACGCCAAGGCCCTCATCGCCGGCGTCGGGCTCCTGCTCCTCATGCTCCTCGCCGGCACCGTTGACCGCGCCGAAGAAGCCGCCATCCGCGCCGGCAAGCGCGCCTTCGACCCCCTCCGCAGCAACCGCGCTGAGTTCTACGCCTTCTACCTCTTTTCCCTCACCGGCCTCATGCTCTGCGCCGGCGCCGACGACCTCATCTGGCTCTTCCTCGCCCTCGAGCTCACCAGCCTCCCCACCTACATCATGGTGAGCATCTCCACCGCGCGCAACCGCTCGCGCGAGGCCGGCGTCAAGTACTTCTTCCTGGGCGCCATGGGCGCCGCCGTGTTCCTCTACGGCTTCGCCCTGCTCTATGGCGGCACCGGCACCACCAACCTCAACGCCATCGCCGACGTCTTCGCACGCGACGGCGTCAATAACATCGCCCTCGCCGGCCTGCTCGTCTCCATCCTCGGCCTGGGCTTCAAGGTCGCCGCGGTGCCCATGCACTTCTACACGCCCGACGTGTACGAAGGCGCCGCGCCGCAGGTCTCCGCGTTCCTCGCCTTCGTGCCCAAGACCGCTGGCTTCATCGGCATCCTGCTTCTCTGCGCCACCGTTGGCTGGAACCACGGCCCTGATCCCAGCAGCAATCACCACCTCCCCGACGTCGTCCGCCTGACCCTCTGGGTCATGGCCGCGCTCACGATGACCGTGGGCAACGTCCTCGCGATTCTTCAGAACTCCGTCAAGCGCATCCTCGCCTACTCCTCCATCGCGCACACCGGCTACATGCTCGTCGGCGTCATCGCCGGCCCCGGCGACGGCCGCTTTTCGCAGAACGGCATCGCCGCCGTCCTCTTCTACCTCTTCGCCTACGGCCTCATGAACCTCGGCTGCTTCGCCGTGCTCGCCGCCCTCGAGCGCCGTGCTCTCGGTGGCACCGGCCTCCCGACCGGTGATTCCGAGCCCCGCGAGATCGACAACATCGCCGACCTCCGCGGCCTGTGCGCCTCCCGCCCCGTCCTCGGCTGGACCATGGTCATCTGCAGCCTCAGCCTCCTGGGCTTCCCCCCGCTGCTGGGCTTCTTCAGCAAGCTCCCGCTCTTCACGAGCGCCATCAGCGCCGGCGAGATCCCCCTGGTCATCGTCCTCGGCATCAACTCCGCCATCGCCGCCTTCTACTACCTGCGCCTGGCCTTCACGCCCTTCCTCGAGAACGCCGACGCCTCCGTCGAGCCCGCTCACGAGAGCCCCTTCGCCACCCGCAAGTTCGCCGGCCTCCTCGCAGCGATCGCGGTCGTCGTCCTCGGCGTCGCCGGCTACAAGCTCATGGACCCGGTCATGCAGCACACCGAGCAGGCCGGCGCGTACAAGGCCCAACTCCCGGCAACCACCGCCAACGCCGAGTAA